The sequence TTGACATAACGGTATTATTAATATACGTAACAAAGTACTTCCCCGCCTATTCCTTCAGTACGGGCTTCCTTATCGGTCATCACACCTTTTGAGGTGGAGATAATTGCAATTCCCAGTCCGTTGATCACCCTAGGAAGTTCATTCTTAGGTGCGTACTTCCGCAATCCTGGCTTACTTACTCTGGAAAGTTTCACAATGGCATTCTGCTTCGTGGCAGGGTTATACTTCAAGGCAATCTTGATGGTGCCTTGAGGTCCTACTTCCTCGAACTTATAGTTCTGGATGTATCCCTTGTCATGAAGTACCTTTGTGATCTCCTTCTTGATATTGGAAGCAGGGATCTCAACGATACGGTGAGAGGCCTTGATGGCATTTCTCAACCTGGTCAAATAATCAGCTATTGGATCAGTCATATTAATATAAGTCTAACTGCACGCCCTAAAGAGCGTGCAAAGTTACACATTGATTCTTAGAATAAAAACTTTTATATGATTTTTACCAGCTGGCCTTCGTGATACCAGGAATTTTACCCGCAGAGGCCATTTCTCTAAAGGTCACCCTGTTGATTCCAAACTTCCTCATATATCCTTTAGGACGGCCAGTCAATTTACATCTGTTATGCAGCCTTACCGGAGAAGCATTCTTTGGCAGTTTGTCCAGGGCTTCATAGTCTCCTGCTGCTTTTAGTTCTGCTCTCTTTTTGGCATATTTTGCTACCAGACGTTCTCTTTTTCTCTCACGAGCTTTGATCGACTCTCTTGCCATAATTATTCTTCTTTATTGTTGTTTACAAAAGGCATCCCGAAAGCTTTCAACAAAGCATAGCTCTCTTCATCGGTTTCAGCAGTGGTCACGAACGTAACGTCCATACCGGAAATCCTGTTGACTCTCTCGATGCTGATCTCTGGGAAGATAATTTGCTCTTCTACACCCAAGGTGTAGTTACCTCTTCCGTCAAAACCTTTATCGCTGATACCTTTAAAGTCCCTTACACGTGGAAGTGCCACAGTAGTAAGACGATCCAGAAATTCATACATTCTGTTTCCTCTCAAGGTTACTTTTGCACCAATTGGCATCCCATCTCTAAGCTTAAAGTTAGAGACCGATTTCTTTGCCTTGGTAGCAACAGCTCTCTGACCTGTAATCAAAGAAAGCTCTTCCACACCTTGGTCTACCAATTTTTTGTCCGCTACAGCTGCACCGATTCCTTTGTTGATGACGATTTTCACCAACTTAGGCACTTGCATTACTGTCTTATATTGAAATTTCTCCTTAAGCTCTGGAGCGATTTCCTTGATATATTTATCTTTTACTCTAGGATTAGCCATTGATTACCTCCCCGGTTTTCTTAGAATATCTAACTAATTTTCCATTTTCTCCTGGCTTTCTTCCTGTTCTGGTAGCTTCACCAGTCTTCGGATCGATCAGCATCAGGTTACTTACGTGAATGGCAGCTTCTTTCTTTTCGATACCTCCTTGAGGGTTGGCAGCAGTAGGCTTCACATGTTTGGTTACCATGTTAAGGCCTTCCACAATAGCTCTTCTCTTCTCCAAGTTTACCGAAAGAACTTTACCAGACTTACCTTTGTCATCTCCGGACAATACCTTCACGGTATCTCCTCTTTTGATGTGCAATTTAGGTTGCTTATTCTTTTTTCTTTCCATGATTACAATACTTCAGGTGCCAAAGATACGATCTTCATAAATTGCTTCTCTCTCAGCTCTCTTGCCACTGGACCAAAGATACGGGTACCTCTTGGCTCATCGTTATTGTTCAAAAGAACCGCTGCGTTATCTTCAAAACGGATATAAGATCCATCTTTTCTTCTAACCTCTTTTCGAGTTCTTACGATTACCGCTTTAGAAACGGTGCCTTTTTTCATATTGCTGGAAGAAAGAGCAGATTTCACTGTCACGACTACTTTATCTCCGATAGAGGCATAACGCTTACCGGTTCCTCCCAGTACTCGGATAACAAGCACTTCTTTAGCACCTGAATTATCCGCAACACTTAATCTGGATTCTGACTGTATCATGATTATTTAGCTCTTTCTATAATTTCTACTAATCTCCAACGCTTGTTCTTACTCAGCGGACGAGTTTCACTTATCTTAACGAGGTCTCCTTTGCCACACTCGTTGTTCTCGTCATGAACCATAAATTTTGTAGTCTTAGCAACAAACTTACCGTACATCGGGTGTTTCATCCTTCTTTCTACGGCAACGGTAATGGACTTGTCCATCTTGTTGCTGACTACTTTTCCTATTCTTTCTTTACGTAGATTTCTCTCAGTAGCCATCTTATTGTTATTTAGCTAGTTGTTTGGCGGTCAAGAAAGTCTTCAATCTTGCGATAAGCTTCCTTGTCTCACTAATTCTATTAGGATTCTCTATAGGAGAAATTGCATGAGCAAACCTCAACTTTGTAAGTTTCTCTTGCTCAGCGGCAATACGCTCAATGATTTCACTCTCGGAGAGTGCTTGGATTTCAGAGTTTTTCATAGTTGTTATTATCCTACGTAATCTCTACGCACTACAAATTTTGTACTCACTGGAAGCTTTTGTTGGGCAAGTCGAAGGGCCTCTTGGGCCAATTCTTGGCTTACACCTGTTGCTTCAAAAAGGATGGTTCCCGGCTTGATTACTGCTACCCAGTACTCAGGGGCACCTTTACCCTTACCCATACGAACCTCAGCAGGCTTCTTGGTGATAGGCTTGTCAGGGAAAATCCTGATCCATACTTGCCCTTCCCTTTTCATTGCTCTTGTCATCGCAATACGAGCTGCCTCGATTTGACGAGAGGTAATCCATCCTGCTTCCAGGGACTTGATACCAAAGTTACCGAACGCAAGAGTATGCCCTCTTTGCGCGATTCCTTTGATGCGTCCCTTTTGCATCTTTCTATATTTAGTTCTTCTTGGCTGTAACATGATTTCTCACTTATTGGGTGAAAATTAGTTATTTCTCTTTCTTCTCTTAGGACCGCCTTCTCTTCTTCTACGACCCGCACCACCTGATTTCTCATTGGCAATTCCGGCATTTGGAGATAGATCTCGCTTGCCATAAACCTCACCCTTGAAAATCCATACTTTGATGCCGATGATACCATATACGGTTTGCGCTTCAGAAATGGCATAATCAATGTCCGCTCTCAAGGTATGCAAAGGAATTCTTCCTTCTTTGTACATCTCTGAACGGGCCATCTCTGCTCCACCAAGACGTCCTGAAAGTTTTATCTTGATTCCTTCAGCGCCTACTCTCATCGTAGCGGCAATGGATTGCTTCATTGCTCTTCTAAATGAAATCCTGGCCTGAAGTTGTTGAGCGATAGACTCACCTACCAATTTAGCATCCAACTCGGGACGCTTGATCTCAAAGATGTTGATCTGAACATCCTTGCTGGTAAGTTTCTTAAGCTCTTCTTTCAATTTATCTACTTCCGCACCACCTTTACCGATCACTACTCCTGGTCGGGCAGTGTGGATAGTAAGGGTGATTCGCTTAAGCGTTCTTTCGATAATTACTTTTGCAATGCCCCCTTTAGGAATCCTGGCATATACATATTTCCTGATCTTTTGATCTTCGTACAGTTTATCGGCAAAATCCCTGCCGCCATACCAGTTGGAATCCCAGCCCTTAACGATACCTAGTCTAAGACCAATAGGGTTAACTTTTTGTCCCATATTCTAATCTTAATTAGCGTTTTCTTTTGTTTCTACTTCATCAGCGGTAACTTCAGAGTTGAACGCATCTACTACCAAAGTCACATGATTTGATCTTTTACGAATTCTGTGGGCCCTACCCTGGGGAGCAGGTCTAAGTCTTTTCAGCATTCGACCACCGTCCACTTGAATTGTCTTCACATACAGATCAGCCTCTTCAAGTTTCTCGTCTGGATTTTTTGCTTGCCAGTTTGCAATGGCAGATAGCAATAATTTCTCCAGTTTTGCAGCACCGTGATTCGGTGTAAATTTCAATATACTCAAGGCGTTACCTACTCTCTGTCCCCTTACCAGGTCAGCTACAAGACGCATCTTACGAGGCGATGTAGGTACATTATTTAGTCTTGCTATTGCTTCCATGATTATCTTCTTCCTTTATCTTTTTTGGCAATGTGACCTCTAAAGTTTCTTGTAGGAGCAAATTCACCAAGCTTGTGACCTACCATGTTGTCTGTTACAAATACAGGAATAAACTTATTTCCGTTATGCACAGCAAAGGTATGGCCTACAAAATCCGGAGAGATCATAGATCTTCTTGACCAAGTCTTGATGACAGACTTTTTGCCGGATTCGTTCATTGCATCTACTTTTTTGGCCAAGTGATGAGCTATATAAGGCCCTTTTTTTAATGAACGTGCCATAATTATTTAGATCTTTTACTAATGATAAACTTGTTTGAATACTTTTTAGGCGTTCTGGTTTTCTTACCCTTAGCCAGCAAACCAGTCCTAGATCTTGGGTGTCCACCTGATGAACGACCTTCACCACCACCCATTGGGTGATCGACAGGGTTCATGGCCACACCTCTTACTCTTGGACGCTTGCCTAACCAACGATTTCTACCAGCCTTGCCCAATACCACGTTCATGTGATCTGCATTTGACACGGTTCCTACAGTGGCCTTACATACTCCAAGGATCAAGCGCAACTCGCCTGATGGTAGTTTGATGGCCACATATTTACCTTCTTTCGCTACCAATTGCGCATAGCTACCAGCACTTCTTGCCAAAGTACCACCTTTTCCAGGCTTAAGCTCCACATTGTGGATAATGGTACCTAAAGGAATGTTCATCATCGGAAGGTTGTTACCGACCTCTGGAGCAACATGCTCACCAGAAATCACCGTATCTCCGGCGGTCAATCCTTCCGGTGCAACGATGTATGCCTTCGCACCATCAGCATAATACAATAATGCCAATCGAGCTGTTCTGTTAGGATCGTATTCGATTCCTTTTACAGTAGCAGGCACGCCATCCTTGTTTCGCTTATAATCTACGATTCTTAGTCTCTTCTTATGACCTCCACCGATGTAACGGGCGGTCATTTTACCTGAGTTATTTCTACCGCCTGATCTCTTCAACGGAGCCAATAGCGACTTTTCTGGCTTAGACTTAGTGACTTCGTCAAAAGTCGGCGCCAATCTATATCGGGTACCGGGAGTTACAGGCTTTAATTTTTTAACTGCCATGATTCTGATTCAATTAAATTTCTCCGTAAAAGTCAATTACTTCTCCATCGGCTACTTGTACAATAGCTTTCTTGAAAGCATTGGTATAACCGGATACTACTTTTGTCTTCGTGTAGCGCGTCTTCAACTTTCCTGCATAACGCATGGTCCTTACTGACACCACTTTTACACCGAACATTTTCTCTACGGCTGCTTTGATTTCTGGCTTTTTAGCAGTCTTTTCCACTACAAATCCATAAACGCCTCTTTCGTTCATCGCCGAAATCTTTTCCGTAATCAAAGGCTTCTTTAGTATATCCATTGTCTTACTTCGATAAAAGGGTTTCCAACTTACTTACTGAGCCTTCGCATAGCACCAAAGTATCTGCATGCAACAGATCATACGTATTGATGTCTGATACCGTCTTAACTTGCGCTTTTGGAAGGTTTCTGCTTGACAAATACACATTGTTGTTTGCTTCTGGAAGCACCAACAAGGTCTTCTTATCCGCCAAAGAAAGTCCAGACAACAAGGCTACATAATTTTTGGTCTTGATGTTGTCAAAGCTCACATCTTCCAAAATGGTTAGGCTGTTGTCTTTAGCTTTGTAAGTAAGGGCAGATTTTCTTGCCAATTGTTTCACTTTCTTGTTCAACTTGAAAGAGTAGTTTCTTGGTCTAGGACCAAATACTCTACCCCCACCCCTGAACAATGGAGATTTAATAGAACCAGCTCTGGCACCACCGGTACCCTTTTGCTTTTTAATCTTCTTTGTTGAGCCGGCTATCTCAGCCCTCTCTTTGCTCTTATGAGTACCCTGTCTTTGGTTGGCCAAAAACTGCTTCACATCCAGGTAGATCGCATGATCATTAGGCTCGATCGCGAAAATTTCGTCAGAAAGATTTACCTTTCTACCTGTCTCTTCACCGTTATGTTTTAATACTGCTAATTCCATTTGATTACTTCTCTAAAATAACGTAAGAATTTTTTGGACCAGGGACAGAGCCACTTACCAAGATCAAGTTCTTTTCAGCATAAACCTTCAATACTTTAAGGTTCAATACTTTCACACGACTTCCTCCGGTTCTACCTGCCATTCTTAGCCCCTTGAATACTCGAGATGGCCAAGAACATGCACCAATAGCACCTGGGTGTCTCTGACGGTTGTGCTGACCGTGGGTAGATCCACCTACACCAGCAAAGCCGTGACGTTTTACGACACCTTGGAAACCTTTACCCTTGGAAGTACCGATAGCATCCACAAAGTCTCCTTCTGCGAAAACCTCTCCTGCTTTTACGGACTTACCAAGATCCACTTGACCTTCAAATTCAACTCTGAAGTCTCTGAATTCTACAACTTTCTGCTTAGGTGTGGTTCCGGCCTTTTTAAAATGACCTAACAATGGCTTAGGAGTGTTTTTCTCCTTTCGCTCACCGTACCCCAACTGAACAGCGCTGTACCCGTCTGTTTCTACATTTTTTACTTGCGTCACTACGCAAGGACCAGCTTCTATTAGCGTGCATGCGACACTTCGTCCATCGGCACTGAAAATGCTAGTCATTCCTACTTTTTTACCTATTATTCCAGACATCTTCTGTTATATAATATAATTATGCACAAGTATTTACACACTTGTGCCTTTTTAAGGACTGCAAAGTTAGTGATTTTAAAACAGCTAACAAATTACAACTCATATATTTTCAAACATTTACAAAAATTATCTTCCCCGAATCGGCCCCTTTAGGTACCGCTGACCAAAGATTATATGAGCATGCTAGCAAAAAGAAAGGACCCATCCGTTGATAACGGTATGGGTCCTCATGTTAATTTTTAGGACGGAAGATCAAACTTTGATCTCCACATCTACTCCACTTGGAAGTTCGATCTTCATCAAGGCATCTACAGTTTTAGAACTGTTGGAATAGATATCCACCAATCTTTTGTAGGTACACAATTGATACTGATCTCTTGCTTTCTTATTTACGTGTGGGGACTTCAGTACCGTAAACTTCTCCTTTTTAGTAGGCAAAGGAATCGGACCAACCACCACAGCACCGGTAGTCTTTACAGCTTTAACGATTTTCTCTGATGACTTGTCCACCAAAGTATGATCGTAAGACTTAAGTTTTATTCTTATTTTCTGATTCATGTTCAATTAAATTTAGGCCTTAGCTCCTTTTACTTCAGCGATTACACCTTCGGCGATATTATTTGGAACTGGTTCGTAGTGTGAGAATGTCAAGGTAGCAGTCGCTCTACCTGAAGAAATTGTCCTAAGGTCAGTAATATAACCAAACAACTCTGACAATGGTACAGCAGCTTTAACTACAGATGAAGTACCTTTGGTATCCATCCCTTTCATCAAACCTCTTCTTCTGTTCAAGTCACCGGTAATAGGACCAGTATACTCATCTGGTGTAACCACGTCCACTGACATTACTGGCTCCAACAGCTGAGGCTTACATTTCTTGGCAGCCTCCTTGAACCCTAGTCTTGCAGCCAATTCAAAGGACAGTGCATCTGAATCGACATCGTGGAAGGATCCGTGGAACAACCTTACTTTCATCGCTTCGATTGGGTAACCTGCCAAAGGACCATTCTTCATCGCTTCTTGGAATCCTTTCTGGATGGATGGAATAAATTCCTTAGGAATTACACCACCAACAATACCGTTTTCAAATTCCAATCCAGGCTTTACTTCACCAGTTTCTGGATCTTCTTCTTTCGGTCCTAGTTCAAATACGATGTCGGCAAATTTACCTTTACCACCGGTTTGTTTCTTATAAACCTCTTTGTGTTCTACAGAACCAAACAACGCTTCTTTATAAGCTACCTGTGGAGCACCTTGGGTGATTTCCACCTTAAACTCTCGCTTAAGACGGTCAATGATAATATCCAAGTGGAGCTCTCCCATACCTCGTAGAATCGTCTGGCCAGTTTCGTGGTCAGTGTTCACTTGAAGCGTAGGATCCTCTTCTACCAACTTGGTAATGGCCATGGACAGTTTATCCACGTCGGCCTTCGTTTTAGGCTCGATCGCGTAACCAATCACTGGCTCTGGGAAGATCATGGATTCCAATACCACTTTACGTTCTTCAGAACATAGGGTATCACCGGTTTTGATATCCTTAAATCCAACTACCGCACCGATATCACCTGCTTCTAGACGTTCGATTTGGTTTTGTTTGTTGGCGTGCATTTGGAATACACGGGAGATACGCTCCTTGTTACCGGAACGGCTATTGAATACATAAGAACCTGACTCAAGTACACCTGAGTAAGCCCTTACGAAACATAGACGGCCTACGAAAGGATCCGTGGCAATCTTAAATGCAAGACCTGCGAATGGCTCATTGCGGTCAGGAGCAATCGCTACCTGCTTCTCTTCGTCATTCAGATCGTTAGCGATCATATCATGCTTGTCCAACGGAGAAGGAAGCAATTCCATCACCAAGTCAAGCATGGTCTGTACACCTTTATTTTTGAAAGAAGAACCACATACCATTGGAACGATCTTCATGTCAATGGTAGCTGCCCTAAGAGCAGTCAGGATTTCATCTTCTGTAATGGAGCTGGAATCTTCGAAGAACTTCTCCATCAAGGTCTCATCATATTCGGCTACTGCTTCAAGCAAATACTCTCTGTATTCAGCAGCTTCCTCTTTAAGATCATCAGGAATCGGCACTTCTTCGAAAGTCATTCCCATATCATCTTCATTCCAGATGATACCACGGTTGTTGATCAAGTCAACCACACCTCGGAATCGATCTTCAGATCCGATAGGGATTTGCAAAGGAACTGCATAGCTTCCTAGCATCTCCTTCACTTGTTTACATACGTCAAGGAAGTTTGCACCTGCTCGGTCCATCTTGTTCACAAAACCAAGACGAGGTACTTTATAGTTATCAGCCAGTCTCCAGTTAGTCTCAGACTGTGGCTCTACGCCATCCACTGCACTAAACAGGAACACAAGCCCATCCAATACACGCAGGGAACGGTTTACCTCTACGGTAAAATCCACGTGACCTGGGGTATCGATGATATTGATTTGGTAATTATTATCTCTGTAAGGCCAGAAAACCGTCGTAGCGGCGGAAGTAATGGTAATACCTCTCTCCTGCTCTTGAGACATCCAGTCCATCGTAGCAGCACCATCGTGCACCTCTCCGATTTTATGGGAAACGCCTGAATAAAATAGAATCCGCTCAGTGGTTGTTGTTTTACCAGCATCGATGTGAGCGGCAATACCGATGTTCCTTGTAAATTTTAAGTCTCTTGCCATCCTAATTAAAATCTAAAGTGAGAGAATGCTTTATTGGCTTCGGCCATTCTGTGTGTATCGTCTTTTTTCTTCACAGCCGCACCTTCTCCTTTGGATGCAGCGATGATCTCGCCAGCAAGTCGGTCCATCATCGTCTTTTCGCCTCTTCTTCTGGCAAAAGTAATCATCCACTTAATACCAAGTGATGTCTTTCTTTCAGGTCTTACTTCCATTGGTACCTGGAATGTAGCTCCCCCAACCCTACGACTCTTCACCTCTACAGCTGGAGTTATATTGTTAAGCGCTTTTTTCCAAACCTCAAGACCATTCTCACCCAACTTCTCTTCTACTTTATCTACTGCATCGTAGAAGATTCTG comes from Echinicola vietnamensis DSM 17526 and encodes:
- the rpsH gene encoding 30S ribosomal protein S8; the encoded protein is MTDPIADYLTRLRNAIKASHRIVEIPASNIKKEITKVLHDKGYIQNYKFEEVGPQGTIKIALKYNPATKQNAIVKLSRVSKPGLRKYAPKNELPRVINGLGIAIISTSKGVMTDKEARTEGIGGEVLCYVY
- the rpsN gene encoding 30S ribosomal protein S14, which translates into the protein MARESIKARERKRERLVAKYAKKRAELKAAGDYEALDKLPKNASPVRLHNRCKLTGRPKGYMRKFGINRVTFREMASAGKIPGITKASW
- the rplE gene encoding 50S ribosomal protein L5, encoding MANPRVKDKYIKEIAPELKEKFQYKTVMQVPKLVKIVINKGIGAAVADKKLVDQGVEELSLITGQRAVATKAKKSVSNFKLRDGMPIGAKVTLRGNRMYEFLDRLTTVALPRVRDFKGISDKGFDGRGNYTLGVEEQIIFPEISIERVNRISGMDVTFVTTAETDEESYALLKAFGMPFVNNNKEE
- the rplX gene encoding 50S ribosomal protein L24 codes for the protein MERKKNKQPKLHIKRGDTVKVLSGDDKGKSGKVLSVNLEKRRAIVEGLNMVTKHVKPTAANPQGGIEKKEAAIHVSNLMLIDPKTGEATRTGRKPGENGKLVRYSKKTGEVING
- the rplN gene encoding 50S ribosomal protein L14, which codes for MIQSESRLSVADNSGAKEVLVIRVLGGTGKRYASIGDKVVVTVKSALSSSNMKKGTVSKAVIVRTRKEVRRKDGSYIRFEDNAAVLLNNNDEPRGTRIFGPVARELREKQFMKIVSLAPEVL
- the rpsQ gene encoding 30S ribosomal protein S17; translation: MATERNLRKERIGKVVSNKMDKSITVAVERRMKHPMYGKFVAKTTKFMVHDENNECGKGDLVKISETRPLSKNKRWRLVEIIERAK
- the rpmC gene encoding 50S ribosomal protein L29; this encodes MKNSEIQALSESEIIERIAAEQEKLTKLRFAHAISPIENPNRISETRKLIARLKTFLTAKQLAK
- the rplP gene encoding 50S ribosomal protein L16; translated protein: MLQPRRTKYRKMQKGRIKGIAQRGHTLAFGNFGIKSLEAGWITSRQIEAARIAMTRAMKREGQVWIRIFPDKPITKKPAEVRMGKGKGAPEYWVAVIKPGTILFEATGVSQELAQEALRLAQQKLPVSTKFVVRRDYVG
- the rpsC gene encoding 30S ribosomal protein S3, translating into MGQKVNPIGLRLGIVKGWDSNWYGGRDFADKLYEDQKIRKYVYARIPKGGIAKVIIERTLKRITLTIHTARPGVVIGKGGAEVDKLKEELKKLTSKDVQINIFEIKRPELDAKLVGESIAQQLQARISFRRAMKQSIAATMRVGAEGIKIKLSGRLGGAEMARSEMYKEGRIPLHTLRADIDYAISEAQTVYGIIGIKVWIFKGEVYGKRDLSPNAGIANEKSGGAGRRRREGGPKRRKRNN
- the rplV gene encoding 50S ribosomal protein L22, whose translation is MEAIARLNNVPTSPRKMRLVADLVRGQRVGNALSILKFTPNHGAAKLEKLLLSAIANWQAKNPDEKLEEADLYVKTIQVDGGRMLKRLRPAPQGRAHRIRKRSNHVTLVVDAFNSEVTADEVETKENAN
- the rpsS gene encoding 30S ribosomal protein S19: MARSLKKGPYIAHHLAKKVDAMNESGKKSVIKTWSRRSMISPDFVGHTFAVHNGNKFIPVFVTDNMVGHKLGEFAPTRNFRGHIAKKDKGRR
- the rplB gene encoding 50S ribosomal protein L2 codes for the protein MAVKKLKPVTPGTRYRLAPTFDEVTKSKPEKSLLAPLKRSGGRNNSGKMTARYIGGGHKKRLRIVDYKRNKDGVPATVKGIEYDPNRTARLALLYYADGAKAYIVAPEGLTAGDTVISGEHVAPEVGNNLPMMNIPLGTIIHNVELKPGKGGTLARSAGSYAQLVAKEGKYVAIKLPSGELRLILGVCKATVGTVSNADHMNVVLGKAGRNRWLGKRPRVRGVAMNPVDHPMGGGEGRSSGGHPRSRTGLLAKGKKTRTPKKYSNKFIISKRSK
- the rplW gene encoding 50S ribosomal protein L23; its protein translation is MDILKKPLITEKISAMNERGVYGFVVEKTAKKPEIKAAVEKMFGVKVVSVRTMRYAGKLKTRYTKTKVVSGYTNAFKKAIVQVADGEVIDFYGEI
- the rplD gene encoding 50S ribosomal protein L4; amino-acid sequence: MELAVLKHNGEETGRKVNLSDEIFAIEPNDHAIYLDVKQFLANQRQGTHKSKERAEIAGSTKKIKKQKGTGGARAGSIKSPLFRGGGRVFGPRPRNYSFKLNKKVKQLARKSALTYKAKDNSLTILEDVSFDNIKTKNYVALLSGLSLADKKTLLVLPEANNNVYLSSRNLPKAQVKTVSDINTYDLLHADTLVLCEGSVSKLETLLSK
- the rplC gene encoding 50S ribosomal protein L3 — protein: MSGIIGKKVGMTSIFSADGRSVACTLIEAGPCVVTQVKNVETDGYSAVQLGYGERKEKNTPKPLLGHFKKAGTTPKQKVVEFRDFRVEFEGQVDLGKSVKAGEVFAEGDFVDAIGTSKGKGFQGVVKRHGFAGVGGSTHGQHNRQRHPGAIGACSWPSRVFKGLRMAGRTGGSRVKVLNLKVLKVYAEKNLILVSGSVPGPKNSYVILEK
- the rpsJ gene encoding 30S ribosomal protein S10 codes for the protein MNQKIRIKLKSYDHTLVDKSSEKIVKAVKTTGAVVVGPIPLPTKKEKFTVLKSPHVNKKARDQYQLCTYKRLVDIYSNSSKTVDALMKIELPSGVDVEIKV
- the fusA gene encoding elongation factor G, with the protein product MARDLKFTRNIGIAAHIDAGKTTTTERILFYSGVSHKIGEVHDGAATMDWMSQEQERGITITSAATTVFWPYRDNNYQINIIDTPGHVDFTVEVNRSLRVLDGLVFLFSAVDGVEPQSETNWRLADNYKVPRLGFVNKMDRAGANFLDVCKQVKEMLGSYAVPLQIPIGSEDRFRGVVDLINNRGIIWNEDDMGMTFEEVPIPDDLKEEAAEYREYLLEAVAEYDETLMEKFFEDSSSITEDEILTALRAATIDMKIVPMVCGSSFKNKGVQTMLDLVMELLPSPLDKHDMIANDLNDEEKQVAIAPDRNEPFAGLAFKIATDPFVGRLCFVRAYSGVLESGSYVFNSRSGNKERISRVFQMHANKQNQIERLEAGDIGAVVGFKDIKTGDTLCSEERKVVLESMIFPEPVIGYAIEPKTKADVDKLSMAITKLVEEDPTLQVNTDHETGQTILRGMGELHLDIIIDRLKREFKVEITQGAPQVAYKEALFGSVEHKEVYKKQTGGKGKFADIVFELGPKEEDPETGEVKPGLEFENGIVGGVIPKEFIPSIQKGFQEAMKNGPLAGYPIEAMKVRLFHGSFHDVDSDALSFELAARLGFKEAAKKCKPQLLEPVMSVDVVTPDEYTGPITGDLNRRRGLMKGMDTKGTSSVVKAAVPLSELFGYITDLRTISSGRATATLTFSHYEPVPNNIAEGVIAEVKGAKA
- the rpsG gene encoding 30S ribosomal protein S7 gives rise to the protein MRKAKPKKRYILPDPKFNDTLVTKFVNCLMVDGKKSIAYRIFYDAVDKVEEKLGENGLEVWKKALNNITPAVEVKSRRVGGATFQVPMEVRPERKTSLGIKWMITFARRRGEKTMMDRLAGEIIAASKGEGAAVKKKDDTHRMAEANKAFSHFRF